A genomic window from Providencia alcalifaciens includes:
- the pabC gene encoding aminodeoxychorismate lyase codes for MTYWVNGASCQQIDITDRAIAFGDGCFTTIYCVNQQAKMLDKHILRLQQDSARLKLPVIDWPQLTRHIEEVCEQQTDEEFVVKVMLSRGQGGRGYSSQGFEHPTIIVMVSPFPKHYAALQCQGASLLLSQTPLSRNPLLAGMKHLNRLEQVLIRQEIDEAKLDEAVVLDTNGVIVECCSANIFWRIGRDVYTPTLSHSGVNGLMRQKIIAQLDNSQYHLAEVERFPTILTQCDEVIICNALMPVLPVKSIRFSEDKTISYQSRELFEYLLLQRQI; via the coding sequence ATGACTTATTGGGTTAACGGGGCTTCTTGTCAACAAATTGATATTACCGATCGCGCTATCGCCTTTGGTGATGGCTGCTTTACGACTATTTATTGCGTGAATCAACAAGCGAAGATGTTAGATAAGCACATTTTACGCTTACAGCAAGATTCCGCGCGCCTCAAATTACCTGTGATAGATTGGCCACAACTGACGCGACATATTGAAGAGGTTTGTGAACAACAAACGGATGAAGAGTTTGTGGTGAAGGTCATGTTAAGTCGTGGTCAGGGCGGTCGAGGTTATAGCTCTCAAGGGTTTGAACACCCAACAATCATCGTGATGGTTTCTCCTTTCCCAAAACACTACGCAGCATTACAGTGCCAAGGGGCATCATTGTTGCTCAGCCAAACTCCATTAAGCCGCAATCCACTTTTAGCAGGTATGAAGCACTTGAATCGATTAGAGCAAGTGTTGATCCGCCAAGAGATTGACGAGGCTAAATTGGATGAGGCCGTGGTGTTAGATACGAATGGTGTCATCGTTGAATGCTGTAGCGCCAATATTTTTTGGCGTATAGGGCGTGATGTTTATACCCCCACTCTTAGTCACTCCGGTGTTAATGGATTAATGAGACAAAAGATCATAGCGCAGCTCGATAATAGCCAGTACCATTTGGCAGAAGTCGAGCGTTTTCCCACCATTTTGACTCAATGTGATGAAGTGATTATTTGCAATGCATTAATGCCTGTTTTACCAGTGAAAAGTATCCGGTTTTCAGAAGATAAAACAATCAGTTATCAATCAAGAGAACTGTTTGAGTATTTACTATTACAGCGACAAATTTAA
- a CDS encoding metal-dependent hydrolase: protein MFVVDSHCHLDCLDYEKVHTNVDDVIAKASARDVGFMLAVATTLPGFESMKQLIGKRDNVAFSCGIHPLNLDEGYDFEKLAQLAAGSEVVALGETGLDYYYQQENAALQQESFRQHIRIGRQVNKPVIVHTRSAREDTLTILREEKVDECGGVLHCFTEDQQTAIDLLDLGMYISFSGIVTFRNAEQIREAARVVPLDRILVETDSPYLAPVPHRGKENQPAYVRDVVEYMAVLKGVSVEEMAHITTENFNRLFHLHAGQ from the coding sequence ATGTTTGTTGTTGATTCACACTGCCATCTCGACTGTTTAGATTACGAAAAAGTACACACAAACGTCGATGATGTTATCGCAAAGGCATCTGCACGAGATGTCGGCTTTATGTTAGCCGTGGCAACCACCTTGCCGGGTTTTGAAAGCATGAAACAGTTAATTGGAAAGCGCGACAATGTCGCATTTTCATGTGGTATTCATCCATTAAACTTGGATGAAGGTTATGATTTTGAGAAATTGGCACAATTAGCGGCAGGTAGTGAAGTGGTCGCCCTCGGTGAAACGGGCTTAGATTACTATTATCAGCAAGAAAATGCGGCGTTGCAGCAAGAGTCATTTCGTCAGCATATTCGCATTGGTCGTCAAGTGAATAAGCCAGTGATTGTGCATACTCGTTCTGCTCGAGAAGACACACTGACTATTTTACGCGAAGAGAAAGTTGACGAGTGTGGCGGTGTGTTGCACTGCTTTACGGAAGACCAACAAACGGCGATCGATTTACTGGATTTAGGGATGTACATCTCTTTTTCCGGTATTGTCACGTTCCGTAATGCTGAACAGATCCGAGAAGCCGCACGAGTTGTGCCATTAGATAGAATTTTAGTGGAAACAGATTCACCTTACTTAGCCCCAGTACCGCATCGTGGTAAAGAGAACCAACCTGCGTATGTACGTGATGTGGTGGAGTATATGGCTGTATTGAAGGGGGTGAGTGTTGAAGAAATGGCGCACATCACCACTGAGAACTTCAACCGTTTATTC
- the fabF gene encoding beta-ketoacyl-ACP synthase II, translating to MSKRRVVVTGLGMLSPVGNAVESSWKAVCDGQSGISLIDHFDTTNHATKFAGLVKDFNYEDFDISRKDAKKMDPFIQYGIAAGYQAIKDAELEVTEANATRIGLAIGSGIGGLGLIQDNCESMLHGGPRKVSPFFVPSTIINMVAGHLSIMYGFRGPSISIATACTSGVHNIGHAARMIAYGDADVMLAGGAEKATTPLGVAGFGAARALSTRNDDPQAASRPWDKDRDGFVLGDGAGVIVLEEYEHAKARGAKIYAEIAGFGMSSDAYHMTSPPENGEGAALAMVNALNDAGIKPSDIGYINAHGTSTPAGDLAEAQAVISVFGEDTNVLVSSTKSMTGHLLGAAGAIESIFTILSLCDQIIPPTINLDNPDEGCKLDFVPGEARKVENMEYALCNSFGFGGTNGSLIFRRYHAE from the coding sequence CGTCGTGTAGTCGTAACCGGACTGGGCATGTTATCTCCTGTCGGCAACGCAGTTGAGTCATCATGGAAAGCTGTTTGTGACGGACAGAGTGGTATCAGCCTAATCGATCATTTTGATACTACTAACCACGCAACTAAATTTGCTGGATTAGTAAAAGATTTCAACTACGAAGATTTTGACATCTCTCGCAAAGATGCGAAGAAGATGGACCCATTTATTCAATACGGTATTGCTGCGGGCTATCAAGCTATCAAAGATGCTGAATTGGAAGTAACAGAAGCCAATGCTACTCGTATCGGTTTGGCGATTGGTTCTGGTATTGGCGGGTTAGGTCTCATTCAAGACAACTGTGAATCTATGTTACACGGTGGTCCTCGCAAAGTGAGCCCATTCTTCGTACCTTCAACAATCATCAATATGGTTGCTGGTCACTTAAGCATTATGTATGGCTTCCGTGGTCCTAGCATCTCAATCGCTACTGCATGTACCTCTGGTGTTCATAATATTGGACACGCAGCACGTATGATTGCGTACGGTGATGCTGATGTGATGTTGGCTGGTGGTGCCGAAAAAGCGACGACACCATTAGGTGTAGCTGGCTTTGGTGCAGCCCGTGCATTATCAACCCGTAATGATGACCCACAAGCGGCTAGTCGCCCATGGGACAAAGACCGTGACGGTTTTGTTCTTGGTGATGGAGCAGGGGTTATCGTACTTGAAGAATATGAACATGCTAAAGCGCGTGGGGCGAAAATTTACGCTGAAATCGCAGGCTTTGGTATGAGTAGTGATGCTTACCACATGACGTCACCACCAGAAAATGGTGAAGGCGCTGCATTAGCGATGGTCAATGCGCTAAATGATGCAGGCATTAAACCAAGTGATATTGGCTATATCAATGCTCACGGTACATCAACGCCAGCAGGTGACTTAGCGGAAGCGCAAGCGGTTATCTCTGTATTTGGTGAAGACACGAATGTATTAGTCAGTTCAACAAAATCCATGACAGGCCACTTATTAGGCGCTGCGGGTGCGATTGAATCTATTTTTACTATTCTGTCTCTGTGCGACCAAATCATTCCACCAACAATCAACTTAGATAACCCAGATGAAGGTTGTAAGCTTGATTTTGTTCCGGGCGAAGCCCGTAAAGTTGAAAACATGGAATATGCTCTGTGTAACTCATTCGGCTTTGGTGGTACTAACGGTTCCTTAATTTTCCGCCGCTATCACGCGGAATAA
- the holB gene encoding DNA polymerase III subunit delta', whose protein sequence is MNWYPWLNEAYRQLISAYQAGRGHHALLIHSIAGNGAEALSYGVSRWLICQDKEGLKSCGKCHSCRLMLAGTHPDYHVLEPEKGKTAISVDAVRKLTETLSGHAQQSGAKVVSIPDAQALTDAAANALLKTLEEPAGQTYFLLGCEKLDSLLATLRSRCLTHFLPAPDQQVALYWLQKQRAGLSVEDAVTALRLCQGAPVGALQLLEPELWQRRQLLCNELEQSIRQKDFLKLLPALNTDNGPECINWLLGLIADGIKLQQKAGQYVVNQDKIACITLLATSMSSSQLLDVHSQWQICRYQLLTVPALNQELLLTNQLLHWEALFASPSK, encoded by the coding sequence ATGAATTGGTATCCATGGCTTAATGAGGCTTATCGTCAATTAATTAGCGCCTATCAAGCAGGGCGTGGTCACCACGCGTTGTTGATTCACTCAATAGCGGGCAATGGAGCTGAAGCATTAAGCTATGGCGTGAGCCGTTGGTTGATTTGCCAAGATAAAGAGGGTTTAAAAAGTTGTGGAAAATGCCACAGCTGCCGCTTAATGTTGGCAGGCACACATCCTGATTATCATGTTCTAGAGCCTGAAAAAGGGAAAACGGCCATCAGTGTTGATGCAGTTCGTAAGCTAACAGAAACATTAAGTGGCCATGCGCAGCAAAGTGGTGCAAAAGTAGTTTCCATTCCCGATGCACAAGCACTGACGGATGCCGCGGCTAACGCGCTGCTCAAAACCTTAGAAGAGCCTGCTGGGCAAACCTATTTTTTATTAGGTTGTGAAAAACTTGATAGCTTGCTCGCTACATTAAGAAGTCGCTGTTTAACTCACTTTTTACCTGCGCCTGATCAACAAGTTGCATTGTATTGGCTGCAAAAACAGCGGGCAGGTTTATCTGTAGAGGATGCGGTGACTGCGTTAAGATTGTGCCAAGGAGCACCTGTCGGCGCATTACAGTTGCTTGAACCGGAGCTGTGGCAACGACGTCAGCTATTGTGTAATGAATTAGAACAGAGTATACGCCAGAAAGATTTTTTAAAGCTTCTACCCGCGTTAAATACCGATAATGGGCCTGAATGCATTAATTGGCTACTCGGGTTAATTGCCGATGGCATAAAATTGCAGCAAAAAGCAGGGCAGTATGTTGTTAACCAAGATAAAATAGCATGCATCACCTTGCTGGCAACATCCATGAGCAGCTCGCAGCTATTGGATGTGCATAGCCAGTGGCAAATATGTCGTTACCAATTACTAACCGTACCTGCACTAAATCAGGAGTTGCTCCTGACCAATCAGTTATTACACTGGGAAGCGTTATTCGCTTCGCCTTCAAAATAA
- the tmk gene encoding dTMP kinase, whose product MKNQFIVIEGLEGAGKTTAINTVVDTLKQAGIHDMVFTREPGGTPLAEKLRELIKQGIEGDRVTDKAELLMLYAARVQLVDTVIKPALAAGKWVIGDRHDLSSQAYQGGGRQIDRHLMASLRDLVLGEFKPALTLYLDLPPDLGLQRARSRGELDRIEKESLAFFERTRARYLELAAADETILTIDASQNIEQVQADIRSTLLTWLAK is encoded by the coding sequence ATGAAAAACCAATTTATTGTTATTGAAGGATTAGAAGGTGCGGGTAAAACAACGGCAATCAACACCGTTGTTGACACATTAAAGCAAGCTGGCATCCATGATATGGTGTTTACCCGTGAGCCGGGAGGTACACCGCTTGCGGAAAAACTACGTGAATTGATAAAGCAAGGCATTGAAGGTGATAGAGTCACCGACAAAGCTGAGCTATTAATGTTGTACGCTGCGCGTGTTCAGTTAGTTGATACCGTCATCAAGCCCGCACTTGCAGCAGGAAAATGGGTTATCGGCGATAGACACGATTTATCCTCCCAAGCTTATCAAGGTGGTGGCCGTCAAATCGACCGCCACTTAATGGCGTCATTAAGAGATTTAGTTCTTGGGGAATTTAAACCCGCACTAACGCTCTATTTAGATTTACCGCCGGACTTGGGTTTACAACGCGCACGCTCTCGTGGTGAATTAGACCGTATTGAGAAAGAATCACTGGCTTTCTTTGAACGCACCCGAGCGCGTTATTTAGAACTGGCTGCGGCAGATGAGACTATTTTAACCATCGACGCGAGCCAAAATATTGAACAAGTGCAAGCCGATATTCGCAGTACCTTACTGACATGGCTGGCAAAATAA
- the mltG gene encoding endolytic transglycosylase MltG: protein MKLAKKITLIVFVLAVIGAIVVYLQYRQVLDYAKKPINIVQETIFTVPAGTGRVALEGLLIKEKFIEEGHNFQLLLKARPDLAQFKAGTYRLQPNMTVEQLLALIASGKEAQFSIRFIEGNKLVDWSNILRDAPYMQHKTQDATPTELYAMLDFKEGDNLEGWLYPDTYLYTAGTSDVEILKRAYKRMQAAVEEEWKGRDKDLPYKNAYEMLIMASIVEKETGVDNERAQVASVFVNRLKKNMRLQTDPTVIYGLGENYRGKIYRSDLDNYTPYNTYKIDGLPPTPIAMPGLASIKAAAHPAKTDYLYFVADGTGGHTFSRNLNDHNRAVKVYRQIEQKN from the coding sequence ATGAAATTAGCGAAAAAAATAACACTGATTGTCTTTGTCCTTGCAGTTATCGGCGCGATTGTGGTGTATCTGCAATATCGCCAAGTTCTTGATTATGCGAAAAAGCCCATCAACATTGTCCAAGAGACGATCTTTACTGTGCCAGCAGGGACAGGGCGAGTGGCCTTAGAAGGGTTGCTTATCAAAGAAAAATTCATTGAAGAAGGACATAATTTCCAACTTCTTCTTAAAGCGCGCCCCGACTTAGCTCAATTCAAAGCAGGTACCTATCGCTTACAGCCAAACATGACTGTGGAACAATTATTAGCGTTGATCGCCAGTGGTAAAGAAGCACAATTTAGTATTCGTTTTATTGAAGGTAACAAACTGGTGGATTGGAGCAATATTTTGCGTGATGCTCCTTATATGCAACACAAAACTCAAGATGCAACGCCAACTGAGCTTTATGCCATGCTGGATTTTAAAGAGGGCGATAACCTCGAAGGTTGGTTGTACCCTGATACCTATTTATACACTGCGGGCACTAGCGACGTTGAGATACTCAAGCGCGCTTATAAACGTATGCAAGCTGCTGTGGAAGAAGAGTGGAAAGGTCGCGATAAAGATCTACCCTATAAGAATGCCTATGAAATGTTGATCATGGCATCGATTGTTGAAAAAGAGACTGGCGTGGACAATGAACGCGCTCAGGTTGCCTCAGTGTTTGTGAATCGTTTGAAGAAAAACATGCGCTTACAAACAGACCCTACGGTTATCTACGGGTTAGGGGAAAACTATCGTGGTAAAATTTATCGCAGTGACTTAGATAATTACACCCCGTATAACACATACAAAATCGATGGTTTACCGCCAACGCCAATTGCCATGCCGGGTCTTGCTTCGATAAAAGCGGCGGCTCACCCAGCAAAAACAGATTATTTATACTTTGTTGCCGATGGTACAGGCGGACATACTTTTAGTCGCAATCTTAATGACCATAACCGCGCTGTTAAGGTTTACCGACAAATTGAGCAAAAGAATTGA